AAACTCACTTCCCTATATTTTACTTAATATGCAGTACGGCACTTTTGCAGCTATCAAAAGTGCCGTTTCATTTTAAACGCTTTTGTTGTGGGAGGAAGGGTTTAATAACATTTCCGGCTTCAATTTTATATGTCGAAAGGTAAAATGGTAAAGTTTGCCGAAATAAAACTTATGCCCCATGTTTTTGAAAACAGAATTTGGAAAGAGCCGGTTCTGTACAATCATGAAGGCAGGGTGATAGACTACAAAGGGCAATGGCAATCGTCCTATTTTAAAAACAACAACCCAATAATATTGGAACTTGCCTGTGGGTATGGTGAATATACCATGGCGATGGCTTCGCTCTATCCGGATGTCAATGTGATCGGTATTGATATTAAAGGCAATCGCATCTGGACCGGTGCAACCTTTGTCCAAAACCATCAACTTCAAAATGCCGCTTTTGTGCGAGCACCCATCGAACTGATTGGTCATTTTTTCGGAAAATCTGAAATCAGCGAAATCTGGTTGACTTTTCCCGACCCGCAAATTGGTAAACCGCGCAAAAGGCTGACTGCATTATCCTATTTACAATTGTACCAAAAAATTCTTCACCCTGCAGGCATTGTACACCTCAAAACCGACAGCGACCTGTTGTATGAGTTCACCCTCGAAACGCTTTCAGAAAATAATTTCCCGATTTTGGTCAATTATCCCGATTTATACCGTTCCAATCACCAAAGTAACCCCTTACTTTCTGTTTCCACCCGTTACGAAAAACTCAACCTGAGCGGGGCAAGTACGATTAAATACCTGAAATTTGGTTTAACCCCCACCGTAGGGTAATTCTTTTTATCTTAAACTTTTTACAGGTAAAAACCTGAATAAAAAGGCACCCTTTTGCATCAGGTAAAAATTGCGATTAAACGGTTTAAAAAAAACTTCTGATACCTGATATACTGTTGTCTGATTTTCAGGAAACTTATCAGAACAAAACATTGTTAGTACAAGAAAAAAAAACATATTTTGGAAGGATTTGTAAATCTGAATTTGGGCAACAAACAACAAAACGAGCCTGAAAAAGCGGTTTTAGTCGGTCTGATCTATAAAGAACAAACCGAAGAAAAGTTAAACGAATATTTGGCCGAACTCGCCTTTCTTGCACAAACTGCCGGCGCAGAGGTCATCGCTGAATTTAAACAAAAACTGCCCCACCCCGACAGAAATACCTTTGTCGGCAAAGGCAAGATGGAAGAAATCAGACAATACATTACCACTAAAAATGTAGAGTTGGTCATTTTTGATGATGACCTTAGTCCCCGACAACAAAGCATTTTAGAAAAAGAACTAAAATGCAAGGTCATTGACCGCAGCTATCTGATTTTGGATATTTTTGCTTCGAGAGCAAGAACTGCCCAAGCCAAAGCACAGGTAGAACTCGCACAAATGCAATATCTGCTGCCTCGTTTGAAAGGTTTGTGGACCCACCTTGAAAGGCAAAGAGGAGGAATTGGCATGAGAGGACCCGGTGAACAGGAAGTAGAAACTGACCGGCGGATTGTGAAAGAAAAAATCGCAACACTAAAAAAACAGTTGGAAAAAATAGACACCCAAAACACAATCATGCGCAAAAGACGCGGGGAATTAATCCGTGTAGCGCTGATTGGATATACCAATGTCGGAAAGTCAACCATTATGACTGTGTTGAGCAAATCGGAAGTGTTTGCCGAAAACAAGTTGTTTGCCACCTTAGACACTACCGTAAGAAAAGTGGTGTTTGAAAACACCGCATTCCTGCTATCCGACACTGTAGGGTTTATCCGAAAACTTCCACACGGGTTAATTGAAAGTTTTAAATCCACTTTGGACGAAGTGCGCGAGTCCGATATTTTGTTGCACATTGTAGATATTTCCCATCCACAATACGAAGATCAGATAGCCGTTGTCAACAATACATTAAAAGAAATCGGGGTTGAAGAGAAACCGGTGATCACCGTTTATAACAAATTAGACCTGTACCGGCAAAAATATTTTGATGCCTACCTTCCAAATGAGGTAAAAGAACAACTGATGGAAGAATTGCAGGAAAACTTGCGAAATCAAACTCAAAGTCCGGTCGTGTTTATTTCTGCTACCGAAAAACTAAATATTGACCTTTTCAGACAACAACTATTGGAAACGGTAAGAGAACAATATCTGGTTCGATATCCCTATTTGCCGGAACAATACTAAGTTCCAGACTAAGTTCTTAACATTTCTATACTCACCCGGCATAGCCTGACCCTTTGCTGGTTTTTTCTTTTTTTTTGGGTTCAAGAAGAAGGTTATGGAATCTTTGTTTTGAATTTTTTCAAACAACCACCCATCTCCTTTTTGATAGCATAGCGATAAATATTTATACCCATAAAAAAGTTAATGGAGTTGAGACTTGATGTCTTTTCAAAAAAAACTTCTTCCTTTTCCACATTCCCGCATGGTTTTTTAATAATAAGCCGACTAAACTGCATAATTCTATGTTTTAGCTTATTTATTGCAGTAAAACTTAGCACAAAACGGCCTTTATCCCTATTTTAGCGCAAAATATTTTTAAG
This is a stretch of genomic DNA from Sphingobacteriales bacterium. It encodes these proteins:
- the hflX gene encoding GTPase HflX, coding for MGNKQQNEPEKAVLVGLIYKEQTEEKLNEYLAELAFLAQTAGAEVIAEFKQKLPHPDRNTFVGKGKMEEIRQYITTKNVELVIFDDDLSPRQQSILEKELKCKVIDRSYLILDIFASRARTAQAKAQVELAQMQYLLPRLKGLWTHLERQRGGIGMRGPGEQEVETDRRIVKEKIATLKKQLEKIDTQNTIMRKRRGELIRVALIGYTNVGKSTIMTVLSKSEVFAENKLFATLDTTVRKVVFENTAFLLSDTVGFIRKLPHGLIESFKSTLDEVRESDILLHIVDISHPQYEDQIAVVNNTLKEIGVEEKPVITVYNKLDLYRQKYFDAYLPNEVKEQLMEELQENLRNQTQSPVVFISATEKLNIDLFRQQLLETVREQYLVRYPYLPEQY
- the trmB gene encoding tRNA (guanosine(46)-N7)-methyltransferase TrmB, which translates into the protein MSKGKMVKFAEIKLMPHVFENRIWKEPVLYNHEGRVIDYKGQWQSSYFKNNNPIILELACGYGEYTMAMASLYPDVNVIGIDIKGNRIWTGATFVQNHQLQNAAFVRAPIELIGHFFGKSEISEIWLTFPDPQIGKPRKRLTALSYLQLYQKILHPAGIVHLKTDSDLLYEFTLETLSENNFPILVNYPDLYRSNHQSNPLLSVSTRYEKLNLSGASTIKYLKFGLTPTVG